From bacterium, a single genomic window includes:
- a CDS encoding YdcH family protein has translation MSKARQDLIKRILEEDEEYRDLHEKHLAFEEQIQELQKRPPSTEIHFEIEGLKKQKLQGKDKMERILTKYS, from the coding sequence ATGAGCAAAGCAAGGCAGGACCTGATCAAGCGAATTCTTGAAGAAGATGAGGAGTACAGAGATCTGCACGAGAAGCATCTGGCCTTTGAAGAGCAAATACAGGAACTCCAGAAAAGACCCCCGTCTACTGAAATTCACTTTGAAATCGAGGGGTTAAAGAAACAAAAGCTGCAGGGGAAAGACAAGATGGAAAGGATTCTTACCAAGTATAGCTAG